In a single window of the Rhodamnia argentea isolate NSW1041297 chromosome 2, ASM2092103v1, whole genome shotgun sequence genome:
- the LOC115737773 gene encoding phosphatidylinositol-3-phosphatase SAC1 isoform X4 has product MAKTDQSFAHSSAKIHPFNDPESDPNSYSLEKFRLYETRARYYLVGSDRQKRLFRVLKIDRSEPSDLNISEDPVVYSPLEIKNLLQRISEGNRSIGGLTFVGKFYGIAGCIKFLESYYLILVTKRRQIGCVCGHAVYSIDESQLITIPHSSVQSDLATSKTELRYKKLLSSVDLTKDFYYSYTYPIMQSLQKNVSLSGEERTPYDNMFVWNAYLTKAIRSRCHNTIWTIALVHGHFKQIRLSIFGRDFSASLISRRSRHFAGTRYLKRGVNDRGRVANEVETEQIVLDEGAGPCKGKMSSVVQMRGSIPLFWSQEASKFSPKPDIILQRYDPTYEATRLHFEDMVKRYGNPIIMLNLIKTFEKRPREMMLRREFTNAVGYLNHILSDEIHLFLVHWDFHKFAKSKSANVLAVLGNVASEALDLTGFYYSGRSKIPKRKVNQLSRASIGRDTSLRDLRSESGDHSRVGNSNENLDLRNNRDREAEFNQNSREDGYGRENPRFQSGVLRTNCIDCLDRTNVAQYAYGLEALGRQLHAMGLTDMPKLDPRSSIATALMDMYESMGDALAQQYGGSEAHNTVFTERQGKWKATTQSKEFLKSIKRYYSNTYTDSEKQDAINLFLGYFQPQEGKPALWELDSDYYLHVSGIGDDFFPDESPRALPEPGGRAGISLAPIPACKEDFSRIKLTSFDKLIAKTCSSIKNVRLCSEPDQRPGGSSGTSGVAPDAAEIQLKSPNWLFGQRKFEENVSAPKVTANEISKGRSQDEAGADALCDLSLLSSLGDVGEEDIFQRYLEMTTVNEANGWYGGTLLGDQDENSEIYRHYAELCQGLAADPFQNDVEMENHYAEVLQMGRVDIVDDPAVEAEMASALEEYNQIGSDLGIIPASCKFLAEDPSHLTRWIIGDEKLQKI; this is encoded by the exons ATGGCGAAAACCGACCAATCCTTCGCTCACTCGTCCGCGAAAATCCATCCGTTCAACGATCCTGAGTCCGACCCCAATTCCTACTCGCTCGAGAAGTTCAGGCTCTACGAAACACGAGCG AGGTACTATTTGGTTGGGAGTGATCGCCAGAAGAGGCTGTTCCGGGTGCTGAAGATCGATCGTTCTGAGCCGTCTGATCTCAACATTAGCGAAGACCCCGTCGTGTACTCTCCCCTAGAGATCAAGAACTTGCTCCAGCGGATTAGCGAGGGCAATCGCTCGATTGGCGGGCTCACGTTTGTTGGAAAGTTCTATGGGATTGCAG GGTGCATCAAATTTTTGGAGTCGTACTACTTAATTCTTGTTACCAAGCGTAGGCAAATTGGATGCGTATGTGGCCATGCAGTTTATAGCATAGATGAGAGCCAACTGATAACTATTCCACATAGCTCTGTTCAGAGTGATTTAGCGACTTCTAAGACAGAGCTGAG GTACAAAAAACTTTTATCCAGCGTGGACTTGACAAAAGATTTTTACTATAGCTACACATACCCCATAATGCAAAGTTTGCAAAAAAATGTGTCGTTGAGTGGTGAGGAAAGGACGCCATATGATAATATGTTTGTTTGGAATGCCTATTTAACGAAAGCCATACGGTCAAGATGCCATAATACCATTTGGACAATTGCACTCGTTCATGGGCATTTTAagcag ATTAGGCTTTCAATTTTTGGAAGGGATTTTAGTGCATCACTTATCTCTAGACGATCACGACACTTTGCTGGGACACG TTACCTGAAGAGGGGAGTGAATGATCGGGGAAGAGTTGCAAATGAAGTTGAAACGGAGCAGATTGTCCTTGATGAAGGAGCTGGGCCATGCAAAGGAAAAATGAGTTCTGTTGTGCAGATGCGTGGTTCAATCCCCCTATTCTGGTCACAAGAAGCTTCAAAATTTAGTCCGAAACCAGATATCATAC TACAGAGGTATGATCCTACATATGAGGCCACTAGATTGCACTTTGAGGACATGGTGAAGAGATATGGCAACCCAATAATCATGCTCAATTTAATTAAg ACTTTTGAGAAAAGGCCTAGGGAAATGATGCTTAGACGTGAGTTTACAAATGCTGTTGGGTATTTGAACCACATCCTTTCAGATGAGATTCATCTTTTCTTAGTCCACTGGGATTTCCACAAATTTGCAAAGAG CAAGTCAGCTAATGTCTTGGCAGTCTTGGGTAACGTGGCAAGTGAAGCACTTGATTTGACAGGCTTTTACTATAGTGGGAGATCTAAAATTCCCAAAAGGAAGGTGAACCAACTAAGTCGAGCAAGCATTGGGAG GGATACTTCTCTGAGAGATCTTAGATCAGAATCGGGGGATCATTCTAGGGTTGGAAACAGCAATGAAAATCTAGATCTCAGAAATAATCGAGATAGAGAGGCTGAGTTCAATCAAAATAGCAGGGAGGATGGTTATGGACGGGAAAACCCCCGTTTCCAAAGTGGCGTCCTGCGTACCAACTGCATTGACTGTTTGGATCGTACAAATGTTGCTCAATATGCTTATGGTTTGGAAGCTTTAGGCCGACAACTTCATGCAATGGGTTTGACAGACATGCCCAAATTGGATCCGCGCAGTAGCATTGCAACTGCCCTAATGGATATGTATGAGAGCATGGGTGATGCTCTCGCGCAACAATACGGCGGTTCGGAAGCTCATAACACT GTGTTCACAGAGAGGCAGGGGAAGTGGAAAGCTACCACACAGTCCAAAGAGTTTCTCAAGTCTATCAAAAGATATTACAGTAACACCTACACTGATAGCGAAAAGCAAGATGCAATTAACTT ATTTTTAGGTTATTTTCAGCCACAAGAAGGAAAACCAGCTCTTTGGGAGCTGGACTCTGATTATTATCTTCACGTTTCTGGCATTGGAGATGACTTTTTTCCTGATGAAag CCCAAGAGCTTTACCAGAGCCTGGAGGCAGAGCTGGAATTTCTTTGGCGCCTATTCCTGCTTGCAAGGAAGACTTCTCTCGGATAAAATTGACttcttttgataaattgattGCAAAGACATGCAGTTCAATCAAGAATGTTAGATTATGCAGTGAACCTGATCAACGTCCAGGTGGTTCTTCTGGCACTTCTGGTGTGGCACCTGATGCAGC TGAGATACAGCTTAAAAGTCCAAATTGGCTTTTTGGGCAAcgaaaatttgaggaaaatgtcTCTGCACCCAAAGTTACTGCAAATGAAATTTCGAAAGGAAGATCCCAAGATGAGGCTGGAGCTGATGCTCTATGTGACCTCAGTTTGCTATCTTCTCTCGGGGATGTTGGTGAAGAAGATATTTTCCAAAG GTACCTTGAAATGACAACCGTAAATGAAGCTAATGGTTGGTATGGTGGAACGCTGCTTGGTGATCAAGACGAGAATAGCGAGATCTACAGGCATTATGCAGAATTATGTCAG GGATTGGCAGCGGATCCCTTTCAAAATGATGTTGAGATGGAGAATCACTATGCTGAGGTTTTGCAAATGGGTAGAGTTGATATTGTAGATGACCCCGCTGTCGAAGCTGAGATGGCATCAGCACTTGAAGAGTATAATCAAATCGGTTCCGATCTTGGAATTATCCCTGCATCCTGTAAATTCTTAGCTGAAGACCCGAGCCATCTGACCAGATGGATAATCGGCGACGAGAAACTGCAGAAGATCTGA